The following proteins are co-located in the Syntrophobacterales bacterium genome:
- a CDS encoding transposase family protein has translation MMISAQEMESLLDFFTGVPDPRRVQGRRQKISTILAIAAGATLCGMRGYLAIADWAQSLKENFQPLLKSLLIIDEYIYIIYSFSSPGWSDM, from the coding sequence ATGATGATCAGCGCCCAAGAAATGGAATCTCTCCTCGACTTTTTTACCGGTGTCCCTGATCCCCGTCGAGTTCAAGGACGACGGCAAAAAATTTCCACCATCTTAGCCATTGCCGCCGGGGCGACCTTGTGCGGCATGCGCGGCTATCTGGCCATTGCCGATTGGGCGCAAAGTCTTAAGGAAAATTTTCAGCCCTTATTAAAATCCTTATTAATCATTGACGAATATATTTATATCATATATTCTTTCTCCAGCCCGGGCTGGAGTGATATGTGA
- the mscL gene encoding large conductance mechanosensitive channel protein MscL, with protein sequence MLKEFKEFAIKGNVVDMAVGIIIGAAFGTIVKSLVADIIMPPVGLLLGNVDFANLFIVLKAGTVAGPYAVLADAQKAGAVTINYGLFINTMISFIIVAFAVFFLIRGINKLKRQEEAPPAEPTTKECHYCMSTISIKATRCAFCTADLKEK encoded by the coding sequence ATGTTAAAAGAATTCAAAGAGTTTGCAATAAAAGGTAATGTAGTTGATATGGCCGTTGGAATCATAATCGGAGCCGCCTTCGGAACCATCGTCAAGTCACTGGTAGCTGATATCATTATGCCGCCTGTCGGTCTTCTTCTCGGCAATGTTGATTTCGCGAATCTTTTCATAGTTCTCAAGGCTGGCACAGTGGCGGGACCCTATGCGGTTCTTGCCGATGCGCAGAAGGCTGGCGCGGTTACCATCAACTACGGTTTATTTATCAATACGATGATAAGCTTTATTATCGTAGCCTTTGCGGTTTTCTTCTTAATACGCGGCATAAATAAACTTAAGAGACAGGAGGAAGCTCCACCGGCAGAGCCAACAACTAAGGAGTGTCATTACTGTATGTCGACCATATCTATAAAGGCAACCCGCTGCGCATTCTGCACGGCGGATTTGAAGGAAAAATGA